In one Nocardioides luteus genomic region, the following are encoded:
- a CDS encoding Asp23/Gls24 family envelope stress response protein produces the protein MTQTKSGDTSSTTNGAGGQAERSDSGALVSEYGRTSIADTVVSKIAGIAAREISGVHDLGGGAARAAGAIRERIPGSRTNLGQGVAVEVGERQAAADLDIVAEYGTSIPDLASAIRRNVKASVERMTGLEVTEVNITVHDVYLEDESGDADQDAARRVE, from the coding sequence ATGACGCAGACGAAGTCCGGCGACACGAGCTCGACGACGAACGGCGCCGGTGGTCAGGCGGAGCGGAGCGACTCGGGTGCACTGGTGAGTGAGTACGGGCGTACGTCGATCGCCGACACGGTGGTCTCGAAGATCGCGGGCATCGCTGCTCGGGAGATCAGCGGCGTGCACGACCTCGGCGGCGGCGCGGCGCGCGCGGCAGGGGCGATCCGCGAGCGGATCCCGGGTTCGCGTACGAACCTCGGCCAGGGCGTCGCGGTGGAGGTGGGGGAGCGGCAGGCTGCCGCCGATCTCGACATCGTCGCCGAGTACGGCACCTCGATCCCTGACCTCGCGTCTGCGATCCGGCGCAACGTGAAGGCGTCGGTGGAGCGGATGACCGGCCTCGAGGTCACCGAGGTCAACATCACCGTGCACGACGTCTACCTCGAGGACGAGAGCGGCGACGCCGACCAGGATGCCGCCCGGCGGGTGGAGTGA
- a CDS encoding GtrA family protein, protein MTTAASWRSQALRLLGEVVRFMAVGGLATAVSFVGFNALAHGLLFGAAPLRSHPIVAYVVANVVAGIVAYVGMRLWAFREREARDQTTGVIRFFVLGALTMAIPVVCLWISRYVLGLSSPLADNLSANVIGLGISTATRFWVFRRFVFNEPVVREPWRPVA, encoded by the coding sequence GTGACCACCGCAGCGAGCTGGAGAAGCCAGGCGCTTCGGCTGCTCGGCGAGGTGGTCCGGTTCATGGCGGTGGGCGGTCTGGCCACCGCTGTCTCGTTCGTGGGCTTCAACGCGCTGGCCCACGGCCTGCTCTTCGGCGCGGCTCCGCTGCGGAGCCATCCGATCGTCGCGTACGTGGTGGCCAACGTTGTCGCCGGAATCGTGGCGTACGTCGGGATGCGGCTGTGGGCCTTCCGGGAACGCGAGGCGCGCGATCAGACGACCGGTGTGATCAGGTTCTTCGTCCTCGGTGCGCTCACGATGGCCATCCCCGTCGTGTGCCTGTGGATCAGCCGCTACGTCCTGGGGCTGTCCAGCCCCCTCGCGGACAACCTGTCGGCCAACGTGATCGGGCTCGGGATCAGCACCGCGACGCGATTCTGGGTGTTCCGACGGTTCGTGTTCAACGAGCCCGTGGTTCGCGAGCCGTGGCGGCCTGTGGCGTGA
- a CDS encoding lecithin retinol acyltransferase family protein, translating into MARGDHIFVHRGRGRYYTHHGIDGGDGTVIHYTGTAATGRRVERSSLESFADGGEILLRTYRSRLPADEIISRAESRLGMSGYHLVRNNCEHFATWASTGSAASRQVRSWAVAAPGAVASLAMAQAAGIHLIVLGTVSMCAYALRGLWHRRSGSRTAALRVDVDRDCAA; encoded by the coding sequence GTGGCACGTGGTGACCACATCTTCGTCCACAGGGGTCGGGGTCGCTACTACACGCACCACGGCATAGATGGCGGTGACGGCACCGTCATTCACTACACGGGCACGGCGGCCACCGGCCGGCGCGTCGAGAGGAGCTCGCTCGAGTCCTTCGCCGATGGCGGCGAGATACTTCTCCGCACCTATCGAAGCCGACTGCCGGCGGACGAGATCATCAGCCGGGCTGAGTCCCGGCTCGGAATGAGTGGCTACCACCTGGTCAGGAACAACTGCGAGCACTTCGCGACGTGGGCCTCCACCGGCTCGGCCGCGAGTCGGCAGGTGCGCAGCTGGGCGGTGGCGGCGCCCGGGGCAGTCGCCTCCCTCGCCATGGCCCAGGCTGCCGGAATCCATCTGATCGTCCTGGGCACCGTGAGCATGTGTGCCTACGCCCTGCGGGGCCTGTGGCACCGTCGCAGCGGGTCACGGACGGCGGCCCTGCGCGTCGACGTCGACCGAGACTGCGCCGCCTGA
- the egtB gene encoding ergothioneine biosynthesis protein EgtB encodes MDPTTAIARFDEVRADTERLAAPLSPEDQTVQSMPDVSPTKWHRAHVTWFFETFVLAENEAGFTPFQDQYWFLFNSYYEQVGPRYARPMRGVISRPGAYEVGDYRRNVDNRVRDLLDRVDEGTFAKLAPTIELGFHHEQQHQELLLMDIKHVLSLNPLQPTYAGSPVAGAGTDRLGWVDIEGGLVEIGSEGGGFCFDNELPRHQQWLEPYRLADRLITNGEWLEFIADGGYRRPELWLSDGWARVNAEGWEAPFYWREADGVWFEHTLHGTTPLDPGLPVCHLSHYEADAYATWAGKRLPTEAEWEHAARTYEVSGNLADRDSFHPRAAGPATGGLRQLFGDCWEWTSSAYLPYPGFHPAAGAIGEYNGKFMSSQMVLRGGCALTPPGHTRASYRNFFPPGARWPVTGLRLADDGRRA; translated from the coding sequence ATGGACCCGACCACCGCGATCGCCCGCTTCGACGAAGTCCGGGCTGACACCGAACGCCTCGCTGCACCCCTCTCACCCGAGGACCAGACGGTCCAGTCGATGCCGGATGTCTCCCCCACCAAATGGCATCGCGCGCATGTGACCTGGTTCTTCGAGACCTTCGTGCTGGCCGAGAACGAGGCCGGCTTCACACCGTTCCAGGACCAGTACTGGTTCCTCTTCAACAGCTACTACGAGCAGGTCGGGCCCCGGTACGCCCGGCCGATGCGTGGCGTGATCAGCCGCCCCGGCGCGTACGAGGTCGGCGACTACCGGCGCAACGTCGACAACCGGGTCAGGGATCTGCTCGACCGCGTGGACGAGGGCACCTTCGCCAAGCTCGCGCCCACCATCGAGCTCGGTTTCCACCATGAGCAGCAGCACCAGGAGCTGCTGCTCATGGACATCAAGCACGTGCTGTCGCTCAACCCGCTGCAGCCGACGTACGCCGGGAGCCCGGTCGCTGGCGCCGGGACCGACCGGCTGGGGTGGGTCGACATCGAGGGCGGCCTGGTCGAGATCGGTTCGGAGGGCGGCGGGTTCTGCTTCGACAACGAGCTGCCACGCCACCAGCAGTGGCTGGAGCCGTACCGGCTCGCCGACCGGTTGATCACCAACGGCGAGTGGCTGGAGTTCATCGCCGACGGCGGCTACCGACGTCCCGAGCTGTGGCTCTCGGACGGGTGGGCACGGGTCAACGCCGAGGGCTGGGAAGCGCCCTTCTACTGGCGCGAGGCCGACGGGGTCTGGTTCGAGCACACCCTGCACGGCACCACACCGCTCGACCCGGGACTGCCGGTCTGCCACCTGAGCCACTACGAGGCCGACGCGTACGCCACCTGGGCCGGCAAGCGCCTCCCCACCGAGGCCGAGTGGGAGCACGCCGCCCGCACCTACGAGGTGTCCGGCAACCTCGCCGACCGGGACAGCTTCCACCCACGTGCGGCGGGCCCGGCGACCGGCGGCCTGCGACAGCTCTTCGGCGACTGCTGGGAGTGGACCTCCTCGGCCTACCTGCCCTACCCGGGCTTCCATCCCGCCGCCGGCGCCATCGGTGAGTACAACGGCAAGTTCATGTCGAGCCAGATGGTGCTCCGCGGCGGCTGCGCGCTCACCCCGCCGGGACACACCCGGGCCTCCTACCGCAACTTCTTCCCGCCCGGCGCGCGCTGGCCCGTCACCGGGCTCCGGCTCGCCGACGACGGGCGTCGTGCGTGA
- a CDS encoding DUF6286 domain-containing protein, producing MSTQTIEPTVERIVRPAAPRTQPRRAPVVVPTAIVLALVLIGVAVVAVRELLVSQGWATGSPVVPDLVAGLDGVGPSVGLAAVGGAIALVGLVVLWLALRPGRRTHLRVAGDADLWLAPGAVAAVAQETADRLPGVMSADCSRSTRRRAVVDVVVAARNTPDGPQEAAAVTEHVRAVLDDEVGRLTGTPIKVRATEVPR from the coding sequence ATGAGCACACAGACCATCGAACCGACGGTCGAACGGATCGTCCGTCCCGCGGCGCCACGCACCCAGCCGCGCCGTGCGCCCGTGGTCGTCCCGACGGCCATCGTGCTCGCCCTGGTGCTGATCGGGGTCGCTGTGGTCGCCGTCCGTGAGCTCCTGGTCAGCCAGGGATGGGCGACCGGCTCCCCGGTCGTCCCGGACCTGGTGGCCGGCCTCGACGGGGTCGGCCCCTCGGTCGGGCTCGCCGCCGTCGGCGGAGCGATCGCCCTCGTCGGGCTGGTGGTGCTCTGGCTCGCGCTGCGGCCCGGCCGGCGTACGCACCTCCGGGTCGCGGGCGATGCCGATCTGTGGCTCGCGCCCGGCGCCGTCGCGGCCGTGGCCCAGGAGACCGCCGACCGGCTCCCCGGGGTCATGTCGGCCGACTGCTCGCGCAGCACCCGGCGTCGCGCCGTCGTCGACGTCGTCGTGGCCGCCCGCAACACCCCCGACGGTCCTCAGGAGGCTGCTGCCGTGACCGAGCACGTGAGAGCCGTTCTCGACGACGAGGTCGGCCGGCTGACCGGGACCCCCATCAAGGTACGTGCCACGGAGGTGCCCCGATGA
- a CDS encoding trypsin-like peptidase domain-containing protein has protein sequence MNNEDLFMAQSDAVPEELTAVADSKASVEEELLGMENVVGVGVGLKITDGEQTDTPSVMVLVSQKMPTELVSDADTVPDTVDGTPTDVLEVGHLFAGGSQQLMETQEVDAQTLALRIRPARPGFSVGHYKITAGTIGAGAYDLRTFPGIPPRYYILSNNHVLANSNDASIGDPILQPGPFDGGTAPADVIGRLARFVPIRFDGSCNYVDAAVAEVPFHVIDRDVYWNGYPATAAKAATVGMLLKKTGRTTNFTTGRVTAVAATVNVNYGAGKVAKFCNQIITTNMSAGGDSGSMVLDLQNNPVGLLFAGSSVATILNPIALVQLSLGVRVWP, from the coding sequence ATGAACAACGAAGATCTGTTCATGGCGCAGTCGGATGCCGTGCCCGAGGAGCTCACGGCCGTCGCCGACTCGAAGGCGTCGGTCGAGGAGGAGCTGCTCGGCATGGAGAACGTGGTCGGTGTCGGGGTCGGCCTCAAGATCACCGACGGCGAGCAGACCGATACGCCCAGCGTCATGGTGCTGGTCAGCCAGAAGATGCCGACCGAGCTGGTCAGCGACGCGGACACCGTCCCGGACACGGTGGACGGCACGCCGACCGACGTCCTCGAGGTGGGGCATCTGTTCGCCGGCGGCAGCCAGCAGCTCATGGAGACCCAGGAGGTCGATGCCCAGACCCTGGCGCTCCGGATCCGGCCGGCCCGTCCGGGGTTCAGCGTCGGGCACTACAAGATCACCGCCGGCACGATCGGTGCGGGCGCGTACGACCTGAGGACCTTCCCGGGGATCCCGCCGCGCTACTACATCCTGAGCAACAACCACGTGCTCGCGAACTCCAACGACGCGAGCATCGGCGACCCGATCCTGCAGCCCGGCCCGTTCGACGGCGGTACGGCACCGGCGGACGTGATCGGCCGGCTGGCCCGGTTCGTACCGATCAGGTTCGACGGGTCCTGCAACTACGTGGACGCCGCGGTCGCGGAGGTGCCCTTCCACGTCATCGACCGCGACGTCTACTGGAACGGCTACCCGGCCACTGCCGCCAAGGCCGCGACCGTCGGCATGCTCCTCAAGAAGACCGGCCGCACCACGAACTTCACCACCGGCCGGGTCACCGCCGTCGCGGCGACCGTGAACGTCAACTACGGCGCCGGCAAGGTCGCGAAGTTCTGCAACCAGATCATCACGACCAACATGTCAGCCGGCGGCGACTCCGGCTCGATGGTGCTCGACCTGCAGAACAACCCGGTCGGGCTGCTCTTCGCCGGATCGAGCGTGGCGACGATCCTGAACCCGATCGCGCTGGTCCAGCTCTCCCTCGGAGTGCGTGTCTGGCCGTGA
- a CDS encoding alpha/beta hydrolase — MSDVRRQRVARAVDVLRGQLRAPFAASTGTVVLLWASLTPSLMPRTALFQALLTALCMLAGYGAGALAGWLVRSCGGRLTGRARVIAWRVLAVAGGVGTLIMLGLSLRWENEVRDLVEVDRVGVVHLVLTVLITAVLFALLLELSRGCKALGRSIGRFLGRFLPAAASTVIGGLIAAVLIYQLAIGVGGGRLLGALDASFAAINEEFSTDVPAPTTPELTSGPASSQDWDDLGRQGRVFVASAPTAADIGEFTDEPALQPVRAYIGSGPEGVDIRDEALDAVAELEALGGFDRAVINVVTGTGRGWVNENQAQALEFMWGGDTATVSLQYSYLPSWMSFILDRQRAQDAGLALFDAVYGRWLEIPEADRPLLVVSGESLGSFGGEAAFSGAQDLATRTDGALFVGPTADNRLWNRFTDEREPETPQVLPVLDDGEIVRFADRPEEWALPGTWDGTRIGYLQHANDPITWWSPEVALERPDWLAEERGRDVSPNVRWIPGVTMLQLGVDQFSANSVPAGQGHQFGTAPVHAWAAILPPPGWTDQRTVELAEVIGDRKWLR; from the coding sequence ATGAGCGACGTACGGCGCCAACGGGTCGCCCGCGCGGTCGACGTGCTGCGGGGGCAGCTGCGAGCGCCGTTCGCCGCGTCGACCGGCACGGTGGTGCTGCTCTGGGCATCGCTGACCCCGTCGCTGATGCCGCGCACCGCGCTCTTCCAGGCGTTGCTCACCGCCCTGTGCATGCTCGCCGGCTATGGTGCAGGCGCGCTGGCCGGCTGGCTGGTCCGCAGCTGCGGTGGACGGCTCACCGGCCGGGCGCGGGTGATCGCCTGGCGGGTCCTCGCCGTCGCGGGTGGCGTCGGCACCCTGATCATGCTGGGGCTCTCGCTGCGGTGGGAGAACGAGGTCCGCGACCTGGTCGAGGTCGACAGGGTGGGCGTCGTGCACCTGGTGCTCACCGTGCTGATCACCGCGGTCCTGTTCGCGCTGCTGCTCGAGCTCTCACGTGGCTGCAAGGCGCTGGGGCGGTCGATCGGACGGTTCCTGGGTCGCTTCCTGCCCGCTGCCGCGTCGACCGTGATCGGCGGACTGATCGCCGCGGTCCTGATCTACCAGCTGGCGATCGGAGTCGGCGGCGGTCGGCTGCTGGGAGCACTCGACGCCAGCTTCGCCGCGATCAACGAGGAGTTCAGCACCGACGTACCCGCGCCCACGACGCCCGAGCTCACGTCCGGTCCGGCCTCCTCGCAGGACTGGGACGACCTGGGCCGCCAGGGGCGGGTCTTCGTCGCGAGCGCCCCGACCGCCGCCGACATCGGCGAGTTCACCGACGAGCCTGCGCTGCAGCCCGTGCGCGCGTACATCGGGTCCGGACCGGAAGGTGTCGACATCCGTGACGAGGCGCTGGACGCGGTCGCCGAGCTCGAGGCGCTCGGCGGTTTCGACCGCGCGGTGATCAACGTGGTGACCGGCACCGGCCGGGGCTGGGTCAACGAGAACCAGGCCCAGGCGCTGGAGTTCATGTGGGGCGGCGACACCGCGACGGTCAGCCTCCAGTACTCCTACCTGCCGAGCTGGATGTCGTTCATCCTGGACCGGCAGCGGGCCCAGGACGCCGGTCTTGCCCTCTTCGACGCCGTCTACGGCCGCTGGCTGGAGATCCCCGAGGCCGATCGCCCCTTGTTGGTCGTGAGCGGGGAGAGCCTGGGCAGCTTCGGTGGCGAGGCCGCCTTCAGCGGCGCCCAAGACCTCGCGACCCGCACCGACGGCGCCCTGTTCGTCGGCCCGACCGCCGACAACCGGCTGTGGAACCGGTTCACCGACGAGCGTGAGCCGGAGACCCCTCAGGTGCTGCCGGTCCTCGACGACGGCGAGATCGTCCGGTTCGCCGACCGGCCCGAGGAGTGGGCGCTGCCCGGGACCTGGGACGGCACCCGGATCGGCTATCTCCAGCACGCGAACGACCCGATCACCTGGTGGTCGCCGGAGGTGGCGCTCGAGCGCCCGGACTGGTTGGCGGAGGAGCGCGGCCGCGACGTCTCCCCGAACGTACGCTGGATCCCCGGGGTGACGATGCTGCAGCTCGGCGTCGACCAGTTCTCCGCCAACTCGGTCCCGGCCGGGCAGGGCCACCAGTTCGGTACGGCGCCGGTCCACGCCTGGGCAGCGATCCTGCCGCCTCCGGGATGGACCGATCAGCGGACGGTCGAGCTCGCCGAGGTGATCGGCGACCGGAAGTGGCTGAGGTGA
- a CDS encoding RNA polymerase sigma factor, producing the protein MSEPQATAEPSATDEALVRAARLGDQEAFREIVDRHGPAMYRYALRLVGDATDAAEATQEAFVSAWRSLSGFAGHSSLRTWLFRLVHRRAADLQRNRRATPIDDGLMSRLTPPAADNPLQTVLDAELLEALQLALNELSWHQRATWLLREVEEMSYEEISIALAMPIGAVRGHLYRGRRTLAERMARWR; encoded by the coding sequence ATGTCGGAACCGCAGGCGACAGCTGAGCCGTCGGCGACGGACGAGGCGTTGGTGCGCGCGGCCCGCCTGGGCGACCAGGAGGCCTTCCGGGAGATCGTCGATCGCCACGGCCCGGCGATGTATCGCTACGCCCTTCGCTTGGTGGGCGACGCCACGGACGCCGCCGAGGCGACCCAGGAGGCGTTCGTCTCGGCGTGGCGGAGCCTGTCCGGCTTCGCGGGGCACTCCTCCCTACGTACGTGGCTGTTCCGTCTCGTCCACCGCCGCGCGGCCGATCTCCAGCGCAATCGACGCGCGACCCCGATCGACGACGGGCTGATGTCCAGGCTCACTCCGCCCGCTGCGGACAACCCGCTGCAGACCGTGCTGGACGCCGAGCTGCTCGAGGCGCTGCAGCTAGCATTGAATGAACTATCGTGGCATCAACGGGCGACCTGGCTGCTGCGGGAGGTCGAAGAGATGAGTTACGAGGAGATCTCCATCGCCCTGGCCATGCCGATCGGCGCCGTCCGCGGACACCTCTACCGCGGTCGACGCACACTCGCGGAGAGGATGGCACGATGGCGCTAG
- the egtD gene encoding L-histidine N(alpha)-methyltransferase translates to MTLDIDGRTGSSTPARGRITTLLTAEDLRQSLAEDARTGLSASPKWLPPKYFYDQRGSELFEEITRLPEYYPTRTERAMLTEHARDIAEASDAEVLLELGSGSSEKTRLLLDALERTGRLTTYVPVDVSASALTQAMDALAEERPGLVLEGVVADFDQHLGQLPTPGRRLIALLGSTLGNYDRPGREQFLGSVAAAMQPGEGLLLGLDLVKDPGQLVAAYDDAAGVTAEFNLNALRVLNRSLGADFDPDDFRHLARWNTEEERIEMRLVAQESARVELSELDLVIKFDEGEELLTELSCKFRRNSIADELEAAGFHDLRWWTDPDEAYALVLAKR, encoded by the coding sequence GTGACCCTCGACATCGACGGCCGGACCGGCTCCAGCACACCAGCCCGGGGCAGGATCACCACCCTGCTGACCGCCGAGGACCTGCGGCAGAGCCTCGCGGAGGACGCCCGCACCGGCTTGAGCGCGTCGCCGAAATGGCTTCCACCGAAGTACTTCTACGACCAGCGTGGTTCGGAGCTGTTCGAGGAGATCACCCGGCTGCCCGAGTACTACCCGACGCGCACCGAACGGGCGATGCTGACCGAGCACGCGCGCGACATCGCCGAGGCCTCCGACGCCGAGGTGCTCCTCGAGCTCGGATCGGGTTCCTCGGAGAAGACGAGGCTCCTGCTCGATGCGCTGGAGCGGACCGGCCGGCTGACGACGTACGTTCCCGTCGATGTCAGCGCCAGCGCGCTCACCCAGGCGATGGACGCGCTCGCCGAGGAGCGGCCCGGGCTGGTTCTGGAGGGGGTCGTCGCCGACTTCGACCAGCACCTCGGGCAGCTGCCGACCCCGGGACGCCGGCTGATCGCACTGCTCGGCAGCACGCTGGGCAACTACGACCGTCCCGGACGTGAACAGTTCCTGGGATCGGTGGCCGCCGCCATGCAGCCCGGGGAAGGTCTGCTGCTCGGGCTGGACCTGGTCAAGGACCCCGGCCAGTTGGTCGCCGCCTACGACGACGCCGCCGGCGTGACCGCCGAGTTCAACCTCAACGCGCTGCGCGTCCTCAACCGCAGCCTCGGCGCCGACTTCGACCCCGACGACTTCCGGCACCTGGCGCGGTGGAACACCGAGGAGGAACGCATCGAGATGCGGCTCGTCGCCCAGGAGTCCGCCCGTGTGGAGCTGAGCGAGCTCGACCTCGTCATCAAGTTCGACGAGGGCGAGGAGCTCCTCACCGAGCTGTCCTGCAAGTTCCGCCGGAACAGCATCGCTGACGAGCTCGAGGCGGCGGGTTTCCACGACCTCCGCTGGTGGACCGACCCGGACGAGGCGTACGCGCTGGTGCTGGCCAAGCGCTGA
- a CDS encoding LPXTG cell wall anchor domain-containing protein, with product MTMHSSTKIGLAAVAVAGVATVVAAPGAQAAQDCKTTTVTSQVKVADEKKTTTVTPAVTHVEHTDAVTHEESRFSKVVLGESHEALTENQFRNSVYTRTYTPGTDAVTDTIEHPAETHTVEHPAETHTVEHPAETHVVHHEAVTHEETRVRDRGYAYRQKETGKVRYLSTPNWNGEDEHGDKGWVRFAEGDLTETVTVVDQEAWDETVVDKEAWTETIVDKEAWTETVVDKEAWTETIVVEEATPAVFGPWQWDHFTAWTTTSGTPADEDGQDGEDNPLNLSQIGEQYEQTVITKEAYTDPDVTLYFVEDGEPTTNLADASWTAEVPEGWDLVDTRTVEDSPASDVTVVDTPASSVTVVVPAVYETKTDTSEKCAAVVKDASTKDASTKVASTKVAGTKADSEVPTRIDAGLTGNLPNTGGPNGALLAVGGLLAGIGGIGTFLTRRRKNA from the coding sequence ATGACCATGCACAGCTCCACCAAGATCGGCCTCGCGGCTGTAGCCGTTGCCGGAGTGGCCACCGTCGTGGCAGCCCCGGGTGCTCAGGCCGCTCAGGACTGCAAGACGACCACCGTGACCTCTCAGGTCAAGGTCGCCGACGAGAAGAAGACCACCACCGTCACACCTGCGGTCACACATGTGGAGCACACCGACGCGGTGACCCACGAGGAGTCCCGCTTCTCGAAGGTGGTCCTCGGCGAGAGCCACGAGGCCCTCACCGAGAACCAGTTCCGCAACTCGGTCTACACCCGGACCTACACGCCCGGCACCGACGCGGTGACCGACACCATCGAGCACCCGGCTGAGACCCACACGGTCGAGCACCCGGCCGAGACCCACACCGTCGAGCACCCGGCCGAGACCCACGTCGTCCACCATGAGGCGGTCACCCACGAGGAGACTCGCGTCAGGGACCGTGGCTACGCCTACAGGCAGAAGGAGACCGGGAAGGTCCGCTACCTGAGCACGCCGAACTGGAACGGCGAGGACGAGCACGGCGACAAGGGCTGGGTCCGCTTCGCCGAGGGCGACCTGACCGAGACCGTCACCGTCGTGGACCAGGAGGCGTGGGACGAGACGGTCGTGGACAAGGAGGCCTGGACCGAGACCATCGTGGACAAGGAGGCCTGGACCGAGACCGTCGTCGACAAGGAAGCCTGGACCGAGACCATCGTGGTCGAAGAGGCCACTCCTGCCGTCTTCGGCCCGTGGCAGTGGGACCACTTCACCGCCTGGACCACCACGTCGGGCACCCCTGCCGATGAGGACGGTCAGGACGGCGAGGACAACCCCCTGAACCTGTCCCAGATCGGCGAGCAGTACGAGCAGACCGTGATCACGAAGGAGGCCTACACCGACCCCGACGTCACGCTCTACTTCGTCGAGGACGGTGAGCCGACCACGAACCTGGCCGACGCATCCTGGACCGCCGAGGTGCCTGAGGGTTGGGACCTGGTCGACACCCGTACGGTGGAGGACAGCCCGGCCTCTGACGTCACCGTGGTGGACACGCCAGCCTCTTCGGTCACGGTCGTCGTCCCGGCTGTCTACGAGACCAAGACCGACACGTCGGAGAAGTGCGCGGCCGTCGTCAAGGACGCCAGCACCAAGGACGCCAGCACCAAGGTCGCCAGCACCAAGGTCGCCGGCACCAAGGCAGACTCCGAGGTCCCGACGCGGATCGATGCCGGCCTGACCGGGAACCTGCCGAACACGGGCGGTCCGAACGGAGCGCTTCTCGCCGTCGGCGGGCTGCTCGCCGGCATCGGGGGCATCGGGACCTTCCTCACCCGTCGCCGGAAGAACGCCTGA
- a CDS encoding Asp23/Gls24 family envelope stress response protein has translation MQLVDAGTETADPTEDRGTLDVRNKALQRIIEHVALKVPGTVVHRSALGRVTGSAFPKADITAEGRAVRVKLDVAMAWPGNVSRIATAARDAVRHEAFRLSGIEVRSVDVTVHAVDPSTAEDTGRRVE, from the coding sequence ATGCAGCTCGTGGACGCAGGCACCGAGACCGCTGACCCGACGGAGGACCGCGGGACCCTGGACGTCCGCAACAAGGCCCTCCAGCGGATCATCGAGCACGTCGCACTGAAGGTCCCGGGCACGGTGGTTCATCGCAGCGCCCTCGGCCGCGTCACCGGCTCGGCGTTCCCGAAGGCCGACATCACGGCCGAGGGCCGCGCCGTCCGGGTGAAGCTCGACGTCGCGATGGCCTGGCCAGGCAACGTGTCCCGCATCGCCACGGCAGCCCGCGACGCCGTACGCCACGAGGCGTTCCGGCTCTCGGGCATCGAGGTCCGGAGCGTGGACGTCACCGTGCACGCGGTCGACCCGTCGACCGCCGAAGACACCGGCAGGAGGGTGGAATGA